In Chlorocebus sabaeus isolate Y175 chromosome 5, mChlSab1.0.hap1, whole genome shotgun sequence, one genomic interval encodes:
- the SMPD3 gene encoding sphingomyelin phosphodiesterase 3 produces the protein MVLYTTPFPNSCLSALHCVSWALIFPCYWLVDRLAASFIPTTYEKRQRADDPCCLQLLCTALFTPIYLALLVASLPFAFLGFLFWSPLQSARRPYVYSRLEDKGLAGGAALLSEWKGTGPGKSFCFATANVCLLPDSLARINNLFNTQARAKEIGQRIRNGAARPQIKIYIDSPTNTSISAASFSSLVSPQGGDGVARAVPGSIKRTASVEYKGDGGRHPSDEAANGPASGDPVDSSSPEDACIVRIGGEEGSRPPEADDPAPGGQARNGAGGSPRGQTPNHNQQDGDSGSLGSPSASRESLVKGRAGSDTSASGEPGANSKLLYKASVVKKAAARRRRHPDEAFDHEVSAFFPANLDFLCLQEVFDKRAATKLKEQLHGYFEYILYDVGVYGCQGCCSFKCLNSGLLFASRYPIMDVAYHCYPNKCNDDALASKGALFLKVQVGSTPQDQRIVGYIACTHLHAPQEDSAIRCGQLDLLQDWLADFRKSTSSSSTANPEELVAFDVVCGDFNFDNCSSDDKLEQQHSLFTHYRDPCRLGPGEEKPWAIGTLLDTNGLYDEDVCTPDNLQKVLESEEGRREYLAFPTSKSSGQKGRKELLKGNGRRIDYMLHAEEGLCPDWKAEVEEFSFITQLSGLTDHLPVAMRLTVSSGEEEA, from the exons ATGGTTTTGTACACGACCCCCTTTCCTAACAGCTGTCTGTCCGCCCTGCACTGTGTGTCCTGGGCCCTCATCTTCCCATGCTACTGGCTGGTGGACCGGCTTGCTGCTTCCTTCATACCCACCACCTACGAGAAGCGCCAGCGGGCGGACGACCCGTGCTGCCTGCAGCTGCTCTGCACCGCCCTCTTCACACCCATCTACCTGGCCCTCCTGGTGGCCTCGCTGCCCTTTGCGTTTCTCGGCTTCCTCTTCTGGTCCCCGCTGCAGTCGGCCCGCCGGCCCTACGTCTATTCACGGCTGGAAGACAAGGGCCTGGCCGGTGGGGCAGCCCTGCTCAGTGAATGGAAGGGCACGGGGCCTGGCAAAAGCTTCTGCTTCGCCACTGCCAACGTCTGCCTCCTGCCCGACTCACTCGCCAGGATCAACAACCTTTTTAACACCCAAGCGCGAGCCAAGGAGATCGGGCAGAGAATCCGCAATGGGGCTGCCCGGCCCCAGATCAAAATCTACATCGACTCCCCCACCAATACCTCCATCAGCGCCGCTAGCTTCAGCAGCCTGGTGTCACCACAGGGTGGCGATGGGGTGGCCCGGGCCGTCCCCGGGAGCATTAAGAGGACAGCCTCTGTGGAGTACAAGGGTGACGGCGGGCGGCACCCCAGTGACGAGGCTGCCAACGGCCCAGCGTCTGGGGACCCTGTCGACAGCAGCAGCCCGGAGGATGCCTGCATCGTGCGCATCGGTGGCGAGGAGGGCAGCCGGCCACCCGAAGCTGACGACCCTGCGCCCGGGGGCCAGGCCAGGAACGGAGCTGGCGGGAGCCCGAGGGGCCAGACGCCCAATCACAATCAGCAGGACGGGGATTCGGGGAGCCTGGGCAGCCCCTCGGCCTCCAGGGAGTCCCTGGTGAAGGGGCGAGCTGGGTCAGACACCAGTGCCAGTGGGGAACCAGGTGCCAACAGCAAGCTCCTGTACAAGGCCTCGGTGGTGAAGAAGGCGGCCGCGCGTAGGAGGCGGCACCCCGACGAGGCCTTCGACCATGAGGTCTCTGCCTTCTTCCCCGCCAACCTGGACTTCCTGTGCCTGCAGGAGGTGTTTGACAAGCGGGCAGCCACCAAATTGAAAGAGCAGCTGCACGGCTACTTTGAGTACATCCTGTACGACGTTGGGGTCTACGGCTGCCAGGGCTGCTGCAGCTTCAAGTGTCTCAACAGCGGCCTCCTCTTTGCCAGCCGCTACCCCATCATGGACGTGGCCTATCACTGTTACCCCAACAAGTGTAATGACGACGCCCTGGCCTCTAAGGGAGCTCTGTTTCTCAAG gtGCAGGTGGGAAGCACACCTCAGGACCAAAGAATCGTCGGGTACATCGCCTGCACACACCTGCACGCCCCGCAAG AGGACAGCGCCATCCGGTGTGGGCAGCTGGACCTGCTTCAGGACTGGCTGGCTGATTTCCGAAAATCTACCTCCTCGTCCAGCACAGCCAACCCCGAGGAGCTGGTGGCATTTGATGTCGTCTGCGGAGATTTCAACTTTGACAACTGCTCCTCTG ATGACAAACTGGAGCAGCAGCACTCCCTGTTCACCCACTACAGGGATCCCTGCCGCCTGGGGCCTGGGGAGGAGAAGCCGTGGGCCATCG GTACTCTGCTGGACACGAATGGCCTGTATGATGAGGACGTGTGCACCCCCGACAACCTGCAGAA GGTCCTGGAGAGCGAGGAGGGCCGCAGGGAGTACCTGGCGTTTCCCACCAGCAAGAGCTCGGGCCAGAAGGGGCGGAAGGAGCTGCTGAAGGGCAACGGCCGGCGCATCGACTACATGCTGCACGCAGAGGAGGGGCTGTGCCCGGACTGGAAGGCC GAGGTGGAAGAATTCAGTTTTATCACCCAGCTGTCCGGCCTGACGGACCACCTGCCAGTAGCCATGCGACTGACTGTGTCTtcaggggaggaggaggcatAG